AAGAACATCCTCACGGACAAGAAAAAAACGCTGGTCCAACTTATTCTGTTTCATTCGCTCAACCTCTCTTAAGCTAAAGGGAAACCTCCATGGGAAGATTCCCATGGAGTCAGCAAATTTAGTTTATTACATAATCTTAAAGGAAAAATTAATCAATGAACTCGAATTCATAATCCATTAATTTAACGATGTCTCCATCCTTAGCACCGCGCTGTCTTAGCTCTTCATCCACACCCATACCTCTCAACTGGCGAGCAAATCTGTTCACAGATTCATCTCTAGAGAAGTCAGTCATCTTGAACAGCTTTTCAATTCCTTCCCCAGTAAGGACAAAGCTTCCGTCAGAGTCTCTAGAAATAAAGAACTGACGCTCATCTGCTTCATGCTTATACAATACGCGGTGAACTCCAGCCTCTTCCTCGACTTCCTCAAGCGGAAATTCTGGTGTGTGCTCTAACTTATCAGCTACTGCAAACAGCAAATCACGTAAACCTGTTCTCGTTAAGGCAGATACTGGGAAGATTGGATAATCCTCTTCGAGTTTTTCCTTGAAGACCTTCAAGTTCTCTTCTGCATCCGGCATGTCCATTTTATTAGCTACAATAATTTGCGGTCTTTCTAAAAGACGCATATTGTATTCCTGGAGCTCCTTATTGATCGTAATATAATCTTCGAAAGGATCTCTGCCTTCAATTGCCGCCATGTCGACAACATGGACAATAACTCTTGTGCGCTCAATATGGCGCAAGAACTGGTGACCTAGGCCGACACCAGAGTGTGCACCTTCAATCAGTCCTGGCAAATCAGCCATAACAAAGCTTCTGCTATCTTCTGTTTCTACCATCCCTAAATTTGGGACGATTGTCGTGAAATGATAATCAGCGATTTTCGGCTTTGCTGCAGACACAACAGAAAGCAATGTTGATTTTCCGACACTTGGAAAGCCAACAAGCCCTACGTCTGCCAATACTTTAAGCTCTAATGTAACTTCACGCTCTTGTCCCGGCTCGCCGTTTTCAGAAAGCTCAGGAGCTGGATTTGACGGGCTTGCAAAGCGTGAGTTACCTCGTCCGCCGCGTCCGCCGCGGGCAATTACAGCCTGCTGGCCGTGCTTCGTCAAATCAGCAATTGTTTCTCCTGTTTCCGCATCAGCAACGACTGTGCCCGGTGGAACCTTAACAATCATATCCTTAGAGTTTTTGCCGTGCTGGTTTTTGCTCATTCCATGCTCTCCGCGGGGTGCCTTAAAGTGGCGCTTATAACGGAAATCCATCAATGTACGCAAGCCTTCTTCCACTTCAAAAATTACATCTGCGCCGTTACCGCCGTCTCCGCCAGCTGGTCCGCCTTTAGGAACATATTTCTCTCTGCGAAAGGCAACCATTCCATTTCCGCCGTCTCCGCCTTTCACGTATATCTTGACCTGATCAACAAACATTTTACAACTTCCTCCTAGTTAGGCAGTATGCCTATGAATCGAAATACAAGTAATGTAGGGAATTTTATGGATGCTGCTTTATTAGCAGCTCTATCGTTAATTCCTCATCTGAAATTTCACTGTTTTGCACGTAAAAACCATCTTGCAGCTCTTCCTGTAAAAAATGGATAAGCTGCTGTTTCTCTTCTATTATTCCGCTAAAATCAAAAAACAATCGGGTTTCCGCCAATTGGGGCTCAATTGACACAGAAAGGTGATTATCGTGATATTTTTTAATGCTGCCATCCAAAATGGAAAAAAATCGGCTTGTCCAGCCAGTCAATGCCAAGTCTTCTATGTATCGACACTTTTCATCATTCAGCACTTCGTATTCCAGACGGAATGAATAGTTTTCCCAATTGGAAGTCAGTATTTTTGTCGCAAAAGCAGGGATATCCAAATTGGACAATTTTGCTTCCTGCTGCGCTTCCAAAATAATATCATCAATAATCTCTTCCACGCGGTCTTTTTTGTTTAATGCCATATTTCCTTTAATCAATTGGATTTTATTCAGCCAATCATGGCGTACATGTCTCAAAAATTCGATTCTTTCCCAGTCTTTGTTCATTATCGTACTCCTACACGGTTATTTAGTGTCAGAAGACTTTCTCGTATGTAAGTATAACAAAAAATGAAACGACACGTAAAAATATAGCAAAAAAATGCAAATCTTTTCTTTCAGCACTTAGACAGAGAGCATAAATGCTGTCTGTCTAAGTGCTGAAATAGAATGAAAAAATAAAAGACTGACTCCAAAAGAGCCAGCCTTTTCATAAGAAACTTATGCTTCTTGTGCTACTGGGTATACGCTAACTTGTTTGCGATCACGACCAAGACGCTCAAATTTAACGATTCCGTCAACTTTTGCGAATAGTGTATCATCGCCACCACGACCAACGTTTACTCCTGGATAGATTTTTGTACCGCGTTGACGGTAAAGAATGCTTCCACCAGTTACTAATTGACCGTCTGCACGTTTAGCACCTAAACGTTTAGAAATGGAGTCACGACCGTTCTTTGTAGAACCTACCCCTTTTTTCGATGCAAAAAACTGAAGATCTAATCTTAACATTCGTTCCACCTCCTATTTAATTATATTTGATAGCAACATGCTTGCCATAATCACGTTCAATCGTTTCTAAGGAAACAACCATACCCTCTAAAAGAAGCTGAATTCTTTCTCGGGTATCTTCCGCGATATGTGCAGGTATGCTGCAGCTCAAAAATCCGCCATCTTTGCCTTGCTCAATATCAGGTGTAATGCCTGTAATGGAGATTACAGCATTAATCGCTCCAATGGAGACAGCTGAGACTCCAGCGCAGACAATATCATTCCCGTGATTAGCAAACAAGGCATGACCGCTTATCGTAAATGATTCAATCAAGCCTGAATCTGTTTTGTTAATCGTAATATCGATCATACAAACACCTTACGCGTTGATTTTTTCGATAACAACTTTAGTGTACGGTTGACGATGACCTTGCTTTTTATGATAGTTTTTCTTCGCTTTGTATTTGAAAACGATGATTTTCTTTTGACGGCCTTGTTTTTCAACTTTAGCTGTAACAGTAGCTCCTTCAACAACTGGGCTTCCTACTTTTACATTTTCTCCGCCAACGAAAAGAACACGGTCGAAAGTAACTGTCTCACCAGCTTCACTGTTTAATTTCTCAATGTAGATAGCTTGACCTTCTTCAACTTTGATTTGCTTTCCGCCTGTTTCAATAATTGCGTACATTAAACTGCACCTCCTTGTTAGACTAAGACTCGCCAATCACAGGCGCTTTGTATGAACAAAGTCTTATGTATACCTGTTCCGAGCGGTTGTAGCGTAGCGGGTGCTACAAACAACATTAAAATACTATCATGATTTTTGGATACTGTCAATCAATCGTTTTTGTTTCTAGCTCTCTATTTTTTGGGACCGATATACTTAATATGATAATGAGGAAGAGCGAAGGCTTCTTCGACCAAGTGTATATGAAGGCCGATTGCTTCTTCCAAACGCTTTAAATGGACATTGTTCTCTCCTGCAAACACGTTGATAACCTCGGCTCCTGCTTGAATCTCAACCATTTCATGGTCACTTCTTTGATATTCCCATAATTCACGCTCAAGCTTAAATGCCACACTTTCTGCACTCATGACAGAGCCTGTACCATCACAGACTGGACATTTAGTCTTAACTGCTTCCGCTAATGGAATGATTGTTTTTTTGCGGGTGATTTGTAGTATGCCAAGCTCTGTAAAGCCGACCACACGCGTTTGTCTGCTATCCTTCTGCAGCTCATTTTTGATGATTTCTTCAATTTTCTTTTGGTTTTCCTTTGGCATATCAATAAAATCTATTAAGATAATCCCTGAAAGATCCCTGATTTTCAGCTGTCTTGCCGCTTCTATTGCAGCAAAACGGTTTGCCTCAAAAGCCGTCTGCTCTAAATCATGCTTACCTTCAAATTTACCTGTATTGACATCTATAACTGTCGCTGCCTCTGTTTCATCAATAATAAGATAGGCACCTTTATCAAGCCATACAACTCTCTTCAGGGCATCTTGAATATCTTTGTCCACGTGAAAGGCAGAAAATAAACTTTCTTTATCAGCATGATAGTGGAACTTTAAGTGGGGAAATGCAGTGCTCCATGCTTTTGCTTCTTCTGGAACATCTACAAACACCTCTCCAGATTCCATCTGCTCAAAAATCCGAAACAGCTCTTTTGTAAAATCATCCTTTTCTAACAGCAATGCCGGCCTTTTTGTGCTGGCAGCTTTCTGCATTAAGCGGAGATGCTCCTGTCGTAGACTATCAACTTCTGCTGCAAGCTGGTCTTCTAGCATATCAGCAGCACTTGTTCGGAAAATGAGACCTTCTGGTGCTGATGTCAGTTTTTTGCCAATTGCCCGCATTTGCTTTTGCTTTTTGGGGTCAGCGATTTTTTTTGAAACAGCTATGTAACGTCCTTGCGGCATATAAACAAGGTTTTCCTTCTGCAGTTCAATGATGCCTGTCAGCTTCGGCCCCTTCGTACCAGTCGCATCTTTGACAACTTGAACGAGCAGCTTTTCACCCTGTTTCACATATGCGGAGATGCTCCTGCCTTTTTTATCTTCTAATGCCCTATCGTCCGCAGAATAGGAGCTGAGCTTATCCTTTTGCAAATAGCAATTTTTTTCTTCTCCAATATCGACAAATGCAGCATTCATGCCAGGTATAACCTTTGTTACGAAGCCCGCATAAATATTGCCAACAGCTGACTTTTGCTGGGGCTGCTGAATATACAATCTTTCTAGTCTAGTATCAAGGAGATAAGCAAATCGCTTTTCCCTCGTTTTCATATTCACTAACACCTTTTTCAATACATTCATCCTTTTTTCCCATGATTCTTCTATTGTACCTGAAATAGCTAGATGAAAGGAAGCAGCATAAAGAGATGTCTGGATTGTACCAGACATCTCTTTATTTACCGGTAGAGCAAATCCCCGATTTTTGCCGTAACTAGCTTTTCTGCAAAATAAGCATGAAGCACTTCATTCTCATCTAAGGAGTGACTCACCTTGCCTTTTTTCAGAATAATCGGATGCTTGCAGCCGCGATGGAACCGTTCTAGCACATGAAATACTAGCTCCTCTTCCTTCACCTCTATCGGCATTAGCTTTCTAAGTTCATTTGTCTTGCCATAATATCTCTCCAGCAGAAACCGCAAGAATATATAGCGTCTTTGCTTCCATTCATAAAAAATAGAAAACCACAGAAACAAAAGGATGATCCAGGCATTAAGATTGACGGGCATAAATAAAAGGACGCAAACTAAAAACAGCATAGTGCCTGTAAGAGATAAAAGCAGCGTCCATTTATGAGCAGCAGGAAATGACTTCTTTAAAGATAAGAACAAAAACAGGATTTTCCCTCCGTCCAAAGGCCAGATCGGCAGCAAATTAAAACAGAAAATCATCAAGTTAAATTCTAGAAAGCTGTCAAAAAGATATTCAGACATTAAGCCTTGTTCATGAAGCAAATAACCTAAACCTACCATCCATATATGCTGGATTGGACCTGCTGCTGTAACGATTGCTTCCTCCTTCAACGGTCTGTTTCCATGCTCATCCATTTCTGCCACACCGCCAAAGGGGAGCAGGGCAATCCGTTTAATTCTCCAAGAGAAGGATGCAGCCGCCATTGCGTGTCCTAGTTCATGAACTAAAATGATGAACAGCAGCAAACATAATTCATAAAAATGGGCAGTTATGACGCCTATGCCAATAACAGCCCATAAGAATGGATGTATATAAATGGATTGAAATACTCGGAGGTACTTATTCAAACTCAATCACCTGAATAGGATCGATAAAATCATTGTCTTTTTTAATCGCAAAGTAGAACAAGCCTAATGTCTCATTTGTTCCATACCCGGAAGCTAACCCAACCTTGCTCCCCTTTTTGACAGATTGATAAATATTCAC
This DNA window, taken from Niallia sp. Man26, encodes the following:
- the obgE gene encoding GTPase ObgE — its product is MFVDQVKIYVKGGDGGNGMVAFRREKYVPKGGPAGGDGGNGADVIFEVEEGLRTLMDFRYKRHFKAPRGEHGMSKNQHGKNSKDMIVKVPPGTVVADAETGETIADLTKHGQQAVIARGGRGGRGNSRFASPSNPAPELSENGEPGQEREVTLELKVLADVGLVGFPSVGKSTLLSVVSAAKPKIADYHFTTIVPNLGMVETEDSRSFVMADLPGLIEGAHSGVGLGHQFLRHIERTRVIVHVVDMAAIEGRDPFEDYITINKELQEYNMRLLERPQIIVANKMDMPDAEENLKVFKEKLEEDYPIFPVSALTRTGLRDLLFAVADKLEHTPEFPLEEVEEEAGVHRVLYKHEADERQFFISRDSDGSFVLTGEGIEKLFKMTDFSRDESVNRFARQLRGMGVDEELRQRGAKDGDIVKLMDYEFEFID
- a CDS encoding Spo0B C-terminal domain-containing protein, with the translated sequence MNKDWERIEFLRHVRHDWLNKIQLIKGNMALNKKDRVEEIIDDIILEAQQEAKLSNLDIPAFATKILTSNWENYSFRLEYEVLNDEKCRYIEDLALTGWTSRFFSILDGSIKKYHDNHLSVSIEPQLAETRLFFDFSGIIEEKQQLIHFLQEELQDGFYVQNSEISDEELTIELLIKQHP
- the rpmA gene encoding 50S ribosomal protein L27 — encoded protein: MLRLDLQFFASKKGVGSTKNGRDSISKRLGAKRADGQLVTGGSILYRQRGTKIYPGVNVGRGGDDTLFAKVDGIVKFERLGRDRKQVSVYPVAQEA
- a CDS encoding ribosomal-processing cysteine protease Prp → MIDITINKTDSGLIESFTISGHALFANHGNDIVCAGVSAVSIGAINAVISITGITPDIEQGKDGGFLSCSIPAHIAEDTRERIQLLLEGMVVSLETIERDYGKHVAIKYN
- the rplU gene encoding 50S ribosomal protein L21 — encoded protein: MYAIIETGGKQIKVEEGQAIYIEKLNSEAGETVTFDRVLFVGGENVKVGSPVVEGATVTAKVEKQGRQKKIIVFKYKAKKNYHKKQGHRQPYTKVVIEKINA
- a CDS encoding Rne/Rng family ribonuclease, with the translated sequence MSGTIQTSLYAASFHLAISGTIEESWEKRMNVLKKVLVNMKTREKRFAYLLDTRLERLYIQQPQQKSAVGNIYAGFVTKVIPGMNAAFVDIGEEKNCYLQKDKLSSYSADDRALEDKKGRSISAYVKQGEKLLVQVVKDATGTKGPKLTGIIELQKENLVYMPQGRYIAVSKKIADPKKQKQMRAIGKKLTSAPEGLIFRTSAADMLEDQLAAEVDSLRQEHLRLMQKAASTKRPALLLEKDDFTKELFRIFEQMESGEVFVDVPEEAKAWSTAFPHLKFHYHADKESLFSAFHVDKDIQDALKRVVWLDKGAYLIIDETEAATVIDVNTGKFEGKHDLEQTAFEANRFAAIEAARQLKIRDLSGIILIDFIDMPKENQKKIEEIIKNELQKDSRQTRVVGFTELGILQITRKKTIIPLAEAVKTKCPVCDGTGSVMSAESVAFKLERELWEYQRSDHEMVEIQAGAEVINVFAGENNVHLKRLEEAIGLHIHLVEEAFALPHYHIKYIGPKK
- a CDS encoding M50 family metallopeptidase; this translates as MNKYLRVFQSIYIHPFLWAVIGIGVITAHFYELCLLLFIILVHELGHAMAAASFSWRIKRIALLPFGGVAEMDEHGNRPLKEEAIVTAAGPIQHIWMVGLGYLLHEQGLMSEYLFDSFLEFNLMIFCFNLLPIWPLDGGKILFLFLSLKKSFPAAHKWTLLLSLTGTMLFLVCVLLFMPVNLNAWIILLFLWFSIFYEWKQRRYIFLRFLLERYYGKTNELRKLMPIEVKEEELVFHVLERFHRGCKHPIILKKGKVSHSLDENEVLHAYFAEKLVTAKIGDLLYR